The sequence ACAGAGAAGTGCGCAACAGCCTTTTTTATACAGGAGTTAACGACTTTTTTCATAAGCCGTTCGACGTGGAGGAGTTTTATCTGCGCCTGAGAGCGCATCTTCTCAATAAAATACTGCTGGACGACATGGAGAAAACCAATAAGCTTCTTCAGCTTCAGGCGATTACTGACGGACTCACAGGCATATATAACAGACGGTATTTTTACGAAACACTCAGCAAAGAAGACAGCAGATTCCGCAGAACAAAAGAGCCTTACTCCGTGATACTGTTTGATATAGACCATTTCAAAAGGATAAACGACAGATTCGGACACATTCTGGGCGATGAGGTGATTAAGGAAATTTCTTCGATTGCCCGCTCGCTCACGAGAGAATCGGACACTGTAGCCCGTTACGGCGGCGAGGAATTTATTATCCTTCTCCCTGAAACAGACTGCAACGGGGCTTACACTCTGGCAGAAAAGCTCAGAAAAACCACTGAGTCGGCTGTGTTTAAAGGAATCAGTGCCCGCATTACAAGCAGCTTCGGCGTTGCCTGCATTTCAGAAACCAGATGCAGTGAAAAGCTTGTGAACCTTGCGGACGAGAGACTGTATCAGGCTAAAAATATGGGCAGAAACCGTGTTGTCGGCAGCGAAACAATAGTTAAGTAGCCTCCTGCCGAAAAAGATAAAAAGAAAGCCCCGAACGGTTTTGCCGGACGGGGCTGTTGTTTTTTAAGATAAAGATGCCGCTGTTATTTTGCGTGGCATTTGTTGCAGGATTTGCCCTGAGGAACTTTCTTCGCAACGTGGCATTCCCAGCAGAAGGTGTCGTGAGCGTCATTTTTAGTCGCTTTAACTTTGATAGCTCCTTTGAAGTTAGCTTCTCCGCCTGCTTTAAGGTTTTTCAGCGCGCCGCCTTCAGCGGTAATGTGGCAGTCAGTACACTGGTTTTTAGCCTGATGCACATCGTGGGGGAACTGAACTGCGGGTTTAGAGGGCTCGCCTGCTACCCAAGTTTTGAGGTCGATTTTCGCGGGACCTGCCGCAATTGCCGCAGCAACTGCGAAACACACGATAACCATTGCAACTATGAGTTTTTTCATAATCTTCTCCTTCATGAAATCTATCAGCATAAATTAGCATATGACATTATAATGTCAAGGCTGATTATATCTGATTTACGTATAATTTGCGGTAAAGGAAAGGTAAAATCCACAACAGCGGAGGGGGATGTGTCCGTATTATTTTGGTATAAATAGAAATTTACCTTTGTGCAAAAAGTTTTGACCATATTCTCTATCCCCCCTTGGTAAGCAGCGCCGGAGAGGTTGGCGCTTGTTGCCGTGACAGCGCCGTATTCCATTAAAAAATCCGCCAGAGGTTCGGTTTTCGGGAGCCTGACGGCAACTTTTCCGTTCAGGGTCATAAGCGGATGCAGATTTTCCTTAGCCTTAAGAACCAGAGTACACGGAAACGGGCAGTTTTTCATCAGATTCAGCGCCGCAGGCGAGAGTTCGGCTATTTCCTCAGCCTGTTCTAAAGATCCGACAAGCACAGGAAAGGGTTTGTTCATTTCCCTGCCCTTGATTTCGTAAATTTTCTCATTTGCGGCAATGTTTTTTACGGATGCGCCTATGCCGTAGATAGTGTCCGTGGGGAAGATCACGGGCTCGTTTTCTGAGCCCGCCTGAGAGAATATTTTTCTGAATGCGGGTGAATCCGCCTTCATTATAAGCATTTTACTGTGCGCCGTTCAGCATCGCCTGTACTTCTTCGTTAGCCTTATAGACTTCCTGCTTCATGTTCTCACGGTAACTCTTAAGCTTTGCGTTAAGCTCGGCGTCTGACCTTGCTATTATCTGGCATGCGAAAAGGGCGGCGTTCTTTGCCCCTGCGCTGCCGATCGCCATGGTCGCAACGGGTATGCCGCCGGGCATCTGCACCATTGAAAGCAAAGCGTCAAGCCCGCCGAGGGTGGTTGCGGAAACGGGCACTGCCACAACGGGAAGGTTGGTCTCGCTCGCCACGACACCGGCAAGGTGCGCCGCGGCGCCCGCAAGAGCTATTATGACGGAGAAACCGTTATTTTCGGCTCCTCTTGCCCATTCGCCTGTGCGTTCTGGGGTTCTGTGCGCGCTGGAAACTATAACTTCGCAGGGTACGCTGAAGTCTTTAAGAACCTTAATGGCAGCTTCGGCTATACCGAGGTCTGATTTACTGCCCATTATGATGCCGACTTTACTCATTTCTTAAGCCTCCTGAGCGCCTTAGCTCCGATGTCTTTACGGAAGTGGGCGTTTGTCCAGTATATTTTCTCAACCGCTTCGTAGGCACGCTCTATAGTTTCCCCAAGGTCTTTTCCCCTTGCGGTAACTCCGAGAACCCGTCCGCCCGTATTCACGGTTTTTTTATCGATAGTTTCCGTGCCCGCATGAAACACCTTGACTCCCGCGATTCTGTCTGCGTCCGCTATTCCGTTTATCTCATAGCCTTTTTCATAGTCTTTGGGATAACCTCCGGAAGCCATAACCACGCATACAGCGGGCTCAGCGCTCCAGTCCGCCTTTATTTCGTGAAGCCTGCCGTCTATGCACGCTTCAAAGATTTCAAGCAGATCTGAGTTAAGGCGGGTCAGCACCGGCTGAGTTTCAGGATCTCCGAAGCGGGCGTTAAACTCAAGCACCTTAACTCCGTCTGCAGTGATCATTAGTCCGGCGTAGATTATGCCGACGTATTTGATGCCGCGTTTCTTAAACTCATTTATAAGGGGATAGGCTATTTTCTGCGTTGCGAAATCGAATATTTCATCCGTGACGACAGGAGCGGGTGAGTAAGCGCCCATGCCCCCTGTGTTGGGACCCTTATCGCCGTCGTAAACAGCCTTGTGATCCTGACTTGATACCATGGGCAGAACTGTTTCCCCGTCGGAGAAGGCAAGGTATGAAGCCTCCTCTCCATCGAGAAATTCCTCCACCACCACTTTGCTTCCTGCATCGCCGAAGATATTGTCTATGAAGATCTCTTTCAGCGCGGCTTCCGCTTCCGTCAATGTAAAGGCAACCGTGACGCCTTTGCCCGCCGCGAGTCCGTCAGCCTTGATTACGATGGGAGCGCCTTTTTCATGCACATAGGCGTTCGCCGCTTCAAAATCGGTGAACTCTCTGTAAAAAGCTGTGGGTATACCCGCCGCAACCATCATTTCCTTGGCGAACGCTTTACTGGCTTCTATCTGCGCCGCAGCTTTGCATGGACCGAAGACACGGAGTCCGTGCTCCTGAAAATAATCCACTATCCCTGCGGCGAGGGGATCCTCCGGACCCACGACAGTAAGCGCTACGCCGTTTGCTTTCGCAAAGTCCGCAAGTTCCTTAAGGTCGGTGGCTTTTATGCG is a genomic window of Geovibrio thiophilus containing:
- a CDS encoding GGDEF domain-containing response regulator; the encoded protein is MEKALVVDDSRLIRKSIRTELEKFSYKVDEAADLTEARKKLAENYYDVVTLDMVLPDGKGLELCREMKYEQKFEQTTVIIITSLIDDSVRIQCFQNGAFGYFLKNSVREGLGVFLQNVKDFVSTCCFSGMKALLVEDSKLQRHFISGLLKKSGVTPICMENIESAMDLLKSGSYVPDIVLIDYFFGSGKTSGEFVNFLKKDYNFKNIPIIAMTVSDDREVRNSLFYTGVNDFFHKPFDVEEFYLRLRAHLLNKILLDDMEKTNKLLQLQAITDGLTGIYNRRYFYETLSKEDSRFRRTKEPYSVILFDIDHFKRINDRFGHILGDEVIKEISSIARSLTRESDTVARYGGEEFIILLPETDCNGAYTLAEKLRKTTESAVFKGISARITSSFGVACISETRCSEKLVNLADERLYQAKNMGRNRVVGSETIVK
- a CDS encoding cytochrome c3 family protein yields the protein MKKLIVAMVIVCFAVAAAIAAGPAKIDLKTWVAGEPSKPAVQFPHDVHQAKNQCTDCHITAEGGALKNLKAGGEANFKGAIKVKATKNDAHDTFCWECHVAKKVPQGKSCNKCHAK
- a CDS encoding L-threonylcarbamoyladenylate synthase, with amino-acid sequence MLIMKADSPAFRKIFSQAGSENEPVIFPTDTIYGIGASVKNIAANEKIYEIKGREMNKPFPVLVGSLEQAEEIAELSPAALNLMKNCPFPCTLVLKAKENLHPLMTLNGKVAVRLPKTEPLADFLMEYGAVTATSANLSGAAYQGGIENMVKTFCTKVNFYLYQNNTDTSPSAVVDFTFPLPQIIRKSDIISLDIIMSYANLC
- the purE gene encoding 5-(carboxyamino)imidazole ribonucleotide mutase, whose protein sequence is MSKVGIIMGSKSDLGIAEAAIKVLKDFSVPCEVIVSSAHRTPERTGEWARGAENNGFSVIIALAGAAAHLAGVVASETNLPVVAVPVSATTLGGLDALLSMVQMPGGIPVATMAIGSAGAKNAALFACQIIARSDAELNAKLKSYRENMKQEVYKANEEVQAMLNGAQ
- the purD gene encoding phosphoribosylamine--glycine ligase; amino-acid sequence: MKILVVGSGGREHALAWKLAQNPKIEEIFVAPGNGGTALENKVTNIRIKATDLKELADFAKANGVALTVVGPEDPLAAGIVDYFQEHGLRVFGPCKAAAQIEASKAFAKEMMVAAGIPTAFYREFTDFEAANAYVHEKGAPIVIKADGLAAGKGVTVAFTLTEAEAALKEIFIDNIFGDAGSKVVVEEFLDGEEASYLAFSDGETVLPMVSSQDHKAVYDGDKGPNTGGMGAYSPAPVVTDEIFDFATQKIAYPLINEFKKRGIKYVGIIYAGLMITADGVKVLEFNARFGDPETQPVLTRLNSDLLEIFEACIDGRLHEIKADWSAEPAVCVVMASGGYPKDYEKGYEINGIADADRIAGVKVFHAGTETIDKKTVNTGGRVLGVTARGKDLGETIERAYEAVEKIYWTNAHFRKDIGAKALRRLKK